ACGTTGAATATGTTGGGGTTAGCAAAGCGGGTGAAAGCACGCTTTTTGTTGGCTTCCACCAGTGAAGTTTACGGCGATCCAGAAGTTCATCCCCAAAACGAAGAGTACAGGGGTAGTGTTAATCCCATTGGGCTACGTTCATGCTACGACGAAGGCAAGCGTATCGCTGAAACCCTAGCATTTGACTATTACAGACAAAACAAAGTTGATGTTAGAGTTGCTCGCATCTTTAATACCTACGGACCTCGAATGTTAGAAAATGATGGTCGGGTAGTAAGTAATTTTGTCGTTCAAGCTTTGCGGGGTATTCCTTTAACTGTATACGGAGATGGTTCACAAACACGTAGTTTTTGTTACGTATTAGATCTAGTAGAAGGACTGACGCGGCTCATGAATAATGAGTTTATTGGGCCAGTTAATTTAGGAAATCCTGACGAATACACAATCCTAGAATTAGCTCAGGCTGTGCAAAATCTCGTTAATCCCGATGCACAAATTAAATTTGAGCCACTACCAGCAGATGACCCACGCCGCCGTCGCCCTGATATTACTCGAGCGAAGACTTGGTTAAATTGGGAACCTACCGTTCCACTGCAAGAGGGGTTAAAACTGACTGTAGAAGATTTCCGCGAACGTATAAAAAATGGTCAATAGTCATTGGTCATTGGTCAATGATCATTTGCTTTGAACAAAGGACAAATTAGCGGGAAACTTCTTTTTTGAACATCTAACCCCATACAAAGTGAGGAATTAAATAAAATGCGTGTTTGTGTAATTGGTACTGGTTACGTTGGTTTGGTTACAGGTGCTTGCTTGGCCCACATTGGTCATGATGTAATTTGCGTAGATAACAACGAAGAGAAAGTTAAGTTAATGAAGTCTGGGCAATCGCCTATTTTTGAGCCTGGGCTGTCAGAAATCATGCAAAATGCTATCAGTGCTGGTAAAATCCAGTTTACAACCGATCTTGGTGCAGGGGTCAAGCACGGAGAAATTCTATTTATTGCTGTAGGCACACCACCTCTACCGACTGGTGAAAGTGATACTCGTTATGTAGAAGCTGTGGCTCGTGGTATTGGCACTCACCTTGATGGTGGCTATAAAGTAATTGTCAATAAATCTACTGTACCGATTGGTTCTGGGGACTGGGTACGGATGATTGTTCTGGATGGTATTGCTGAACGGCAAAAAACACTCGTACCTGCTGGCGGGATGCGTGATGATGAACAATTACCCGAAATTACAGCCCAGTTTGATGTAGTCAGTAACCCAGAATTTTTACGGGAAGGTTCAGCTGTTTATGATACCTTCAACCCAGATCGCATTGTTTTAGGTGGCAATAGCTCCAAAGC
Above is a genomic segment from Fischerella sp. JS2 containing:
- a CDS encoding UDP-glucuronic acid decarboxylase family protein — encoded protein: MRILVTGGAGFIGSHLIDRLITEGHEVICLDNFYTGHKRNILKWMDHPYFELIRHDITEPIRLEVDQIYHLACPASPVHYQYNPVKTVKTNVMGTLNMLGLAKRVKARFLLASTSEVYGDPEVHPQNEEYRGSVNPIGLRSCYDEGKRIAETLAFDYYRQNKVDVRVARIFNTYGPRMLENDGRVVSNFVVQALRGIPLTVYGDGSQTRSFCYVLDLVEGLTRLMNNEFIGPVNLGNPDEYTILELAQAVQNLVNPDAQIKFEPLPADDPRRRRPDITRAKTWLNWEPTVPLQEGLKLTVEDFRERIKNGQ